The Oscarella lobularis chromosome 12, ooOscLobu1.1, whole genome shotgun sequence genome window below encodes:
- the LOC136193708 gene encoding uncharacterized protein, translated as MAFPTVWRFQGPIPAFLVTLLLLPASSALRTPVYPSPTPHFFYTPALYPTPSPTSSPPILRYPKASTKVATAPTIVSPTPTVLPSPPTINSNDVKDFSSGLKSTTEALNAAKAFSNRASGARASSDPAVLQDVTVIVNAWANLLENASANTSFSVANESASIATEIGANLIATSSQAGTNETAVNAALTGVLTGLDRIFAVAANQLNVGQKPVTFQSTRKPKLTAVIAAHNISKSGGLPKQATSTNGIGFTSLNGVLAASGGSGVVLTTFIAIGDDPFKSSGLTISSELVGLTLRRRNSDGSVNGLTVRNLPPEKQYTISFPRISTTPSDHSTVTVDAGKVALLAVNLTQMQSESDAFTVYFFPTTENVGNGRVDVYFVQGFVPTTFADIAALGVSLTLDFSNSSFSNLKLFFAGRDLDLTKRHYLAFVNNNNAKSTNVSFEIFFTSCLFWNETELRYTNQGCWPSIDSTFETTVCRCNHLSFFGSKLFPAPNRLDFSLFIKLNIARNPVALVTVLAVLTVYVVSVIFVRRADLRDSRYASQLPFCGPDGAHKYRISVLTSASFNSGTTANVGIRLYDERGCSIERFLWREGAFRRNSHDIFLVATDEKLMNVSKIEVWHDNSGKSPSWKLLRIVVEKESTDQKFVFLYNSWISLDSGTGLLVAEISAATKEELKNYTSIFYAQRHSGFSDSHIWLSLVQKPLYSSFTRVQRLTVCLSFLMSYMVVNAMWFGTTPNAPSDITLGPISFSYSQIGISLMSAVLTLPLNLTWLTFFRKAKPKTNHDEIFQNSSNTKKCQLPYFFTYIAYVGCFATAAFASVVVLIYGQSFGTAEATKWVTTMMLSWILSVFLIEPLKVFFLAVVFAFVLKRADYSQDDVRIKQTVKKRKQKE; from the exons CGCCAATCCTACGTTACCCAAAGGCGTCCACCAAAGTGGCGACGGCACCCACAATCGTTTCACCGACTCCAACAGTTCTTCCATCACCACCTACCATCAattcaaacgacgtcaagGACTTCTCCTCGGGCCTCAAGTCGACAACGGAGGCGTTGAACGCAGCCAAAGCGTTCTCCAATCGAGCGTCGGGTGCTCGAGCGTCGAGCGACCCAGCCGTCTTGCAGGACGTCACGGTCATCGTGAACGCGTGGGCGAATCTGTTGGAGAACGCAAGCGCGAATACGAGTTTTTCTGTTGCTAACGAGTCAGCGTCCATAGCAACAGAAATCGGAGCAAATCTCATTGCGACGAGTAGTCAAGCTGGGACCAACGAAACAGCAGTAAACGCCGCTTTAACCGGCGTTCTAACAGGTCTCGACCGCATATTTGCAGTGGCAGCTAATCAACTGAACGTCGGTCAAAAACCAGTGACATTCCAATCGACTAGAAAACCAAAACTTACAGCCGTTATAGCCGCTCATAATATCAGCAAAAGCGGCGGCCTACCGAAGCAAGCAACGTCGACTAACGGAATCGGCTTTACGTCTCTAAATGGCGTTTTAGCGGCGTCCGGCGGAAGCGGAGTCGTTCTAACGACTTTTATCGCCATAGGGGACGATCCTTTTAAATCCAGTGGTCTTACGATCTCGTCCGAGCTTGTCGGACTCACGCTGAGGCGAAGGAATTCCGACGGTTCAGTCAACGGTTTGACAGTGCGAAATTTGCCACCGGAGAAGCAGTAtacgatttcttttccgcgaatctcgacgacgccgtctgaTCATAGTACTGTTACTGTCGATGCCGGCAAAGTCGCTTTGCTTGCCGTCAATCTGACGCAGATGCAGTCGGAGAGCGATGCGTTTACTGTCTACTTTTTTCCGACAACGGAAAACGTCGGCAATGGAAGGGTGGACGTTTATTTCGTTCAAGGATTCGTACCAACGACGTTTGCAGATATAGCCGCCTTGGGCGTCTCACTTACTCTCGATTTCAGCAATTCCTCCTTTTCAAATCTCAAACTATTTTTCGCTGGAAG GGACCTTGACCTGACGAAAAGGCACTATCTCGCTTTtgtcaataataataatgctAAGTCGACTAATGTGTCTTTTGAAATCTTCTTCACCTCTTGTCTCTTCTGGAACGAAACCGAGCTGCGGTACACGAATCAGGGTTGTTGGCCTTCGATTGATAGCACGTTTGAGACGACCGTATGTCGCTGCAACCATCTGTCCTTCTTCGGGTCGAAACTCTTTCCGGCGCCAAATCGACTGGATTTTTCACTGTTTATC AAACTGAATATTGCAAGGAATCCTGTTGCTTTGGTAACAGTGCTCGCAGTCCTGACTGTCTACGTTGTGAGCGTCAttttcgttcgacgcgcCGACTTGCGCGATTCCCGCTACGCAAGTCAGCTGCCCTTTTGCGGTCCAGATGGAGCGCATAAATATAGGATATCTGTCCTAACGTCAGCCTCGTTTAATTCAG GAACTACTGCCAATGTGGGTATCAGGCTGTATGATGAAAGAGGATGTTCAAtcgaacgttttctttggCGAGAGGGAGcttttcgtcgaaattctcACGACATATTTCTCGTGGCAACCGATGAAAA GCTTATGAATGTCAGCAAAATTGAAGTTTGGCACGACAATTCGGGCAAATCGCCATCTTGGAAGTTGCTGCGAATTGttgtagaaaaagaaagcaccGATCAAAAGTTCGTATTCCTGTACAACAG TTGGATTTCACTTGATTCTGGTACGGGACTTCTCGTTGCCGAAATATCTGCAGCCACCAAAGAAGAGCTAAAGAATTATACAAGCATATTTTACGCTCAAAGGCATTCCGGCTTTTCGGATAGTCACATATGGTTATCTCTTGTCCAAAAGCCTCTCTACAGCAG TTTTACTCGTGTTCAGAGATTGACAGTCTGCCTGAGTTTTCTCATGAGCTACATGGTTGTAAATGCCATGTGGTTCGGCACGACACCCAACGCTCCTTCGGACATTACTTTAGGCCCAATCAGCTTTTCGTACAGTCAGATAGGCATAAGCCTTATGTCAGCCGTCCTAACGCTTCCTCTCAACTTGACGTGGCTGACGTTCTTTCGCAAAGCAAAGCCGAAAACAAATCATGACGAA ATATTTCAAAATTCATCGA ATACGAAGAAGTGTCAGTTGCCCTACTTCTTTACTTACATTGCCTACGTTGGCTGTTTTGCGACAGCCGCTTTTGCTAGCGTCGTAGTTCTCATTTATGGCCAATCGTTTGGAACGGCTGAAGCTACGAAATGGGTCACCACTATGATGCTATCTTGGATTCTGTCTGTTTTTCTAATAGAGCCACTAAAG GTGTTCTTTCTCGCTGTTGTATTTGCCTTTGTCCTCAAACGCGCCGACTATTCgcaagatgacgtcagaatcaa GCAAACCGTCAAAAAGAGGAAGCAGAAAGAGTAG